The Bombus huntii isolate Logan2020A chromosome 6, iyBomHunt1.1, whole genome shotgun sequence genome window below encodes:
- the LOC126866299 gene encoding probable tRNA N6-adenosine threonylcarbamoyltransferase, whose protein sequence is MTIVIGFEGSANKLGIGIIRDQDVLSNVRHTYITPPGEGFLPRETAQHHREHILNVLQKALDEAKITLKDVDVVCYTKGPGIGAPLTVGALVARTVAQIYDKPMVAVNHCIGHIEMGRLITGSINPTVLYVSGGNTQIIAYSRQRYCIFGETIDIAVGNCLDRFARLLKLSNDPSPGYNVEQLAKKGTKLAPLPYVVKGMDVSFSGILSYIEEHLPSWLDSKEFTPEDLCFSLQETVFAMLIEITERAMAHVKSSEVLIVGGVGCNERLQEMMKVMCEERNAVLHATDERFCIDNGAMIAVAGLLQYKSQGHTPWMKTTCVQRYRTDDVHVSWRE, encoded by the exons atgacaaTTGTAATTGGATTTGAAGGTAGTGCAAATAAGTTAGGCATCGGAATTATTCGAGATCAAGATGTTTTATCAAATGTACGGCATACGTATATTACACCACCGGGCGAAG GATTCCTACCTCGTGAAACTGCACAACATCATAGAGAACATATCCTCAATGTTCTGCAAAAGGCATTGGATGAAGCTAAAATAACATTAAAAGATGTGGATGTAGTATGTTATACAAAAGGACCAGGAATAGGTGCACCGTTAACAGTTGGTGCATTAGTAGCTAGAACTGTTGCTCAGATATATGATAAACCAATGGTTGCAGTAAATCATTGTATTGGTCATATAGAAATGGGGCGATTGATCACAGGAAGTATAAATCCAACTGTTTTATATGTTTCTGGTGGAAATACACAGATTATTGCATACTCTCGACAGAGATATTGTATTTTTGGTGAAACAATAGATATTGCTGTTGGAAACTGTTTAGATCGTTTCGCAAGATTATTAAAGCTCTCAAATGATCCTAGTCCTGGTTATAATGTAGAACAGTTAGCAAAGAA aGGGACAAAATTAGCTCCATTACCTTATGTAGTAAAAGGGATGGATGTGTCTTTCTCAGGAATTTTAAGTTACATTGAAGAACATCTTCCCAGTTGGCTTGACTCGAAAGAATTTACTCCAGAAGATTTATGTTTTTCTTTACAAGAAACAGTATTTGCTATGCTTATTGAAATTACTG agAGAGCAATGGCCCATGTAAAATCATCAGAAGTATTGATTGTTGGTGGTGTAGGATGTAATGAAAGGTTGCAAGAGATGATGAAAGTGATGTGTGAGGAAAGAAATGCAGTACTTCATGCCACAGATGAACGCTTTTGTATAGATAATGGTGCAATGATCGCTGTAGCTGGATTACTTCAATACAAAAGCCAAGGGCATACTCCATGGATGAAAACAACTTGTGTACAACGATATAGAACAGATGATGTACATGTTTCCTGGAGAGAATAA
- the LOC126866306 gene encoding derlin-1 — MSDVRNWINSLPIFTRYWLLCTIVCTLVGRFGLINPTSLILINDRFINNFEIWRAATSVFFYPLNRGSGFHFLINCYFLYNYSLRLERGEYDGRPADYCFLLLFNWICCVIIGVIGELHILMDPMVLSILYVWCQLNKDAIVNFWFGTQFKAVYLPWVLFAFNLIISGGGMMELFGILVGHLYVFLKFKYPQELGGPELLNTPKILESYFPSQRGNIRWFGAAPMQRTQTQQARNTFGGHNWGRGYILGD, encoded by the exons atgtcAGACGTAAGGAATTGGATTAATTCTTTACCAATTTTTACAAGATATTGGCTATTATGTACAATAGTTTGCACGTTAGTTGGAAGATTCGGGTTAATAAATCCGACTTCACTAATACTTATAAACGATCggtttataaacaattttgaaatttgGAGAGCAGCCACCAGTGTGTTTTTCTACCCTTTAAATCGGGGTTCGGGATTTCATTTTTTGATTAACTGTTATTTCTTATATAATTATTCGTTGAGGTTAGAACGTGGAGAATACGATGGACGACCAGCAGATTATTGTTTCTTACTCTTATTCAACTGGATATGCTGCGTTATCATAGGAGTTATTGGTGAATTACATATTCTTATGGATCCTATGGTACTCAGCATATTATACGTTTGGTGTCAATTGAATAAAGATGCTATTGTTAATTTCTGGTTTG GTACACAATTTAAAGCAGTATACTTGCCATGGGTATTGTTTGCATTTAATCTCATTATCTCTGGAGGTGGCATGATGGAACTTTTTGGTATTCTAGTGGGGCATCTTTATgtgtttttaaaattcaaatatccTCAAGAACTCGGTGGACCTGAATTATTAAATACTCCAAAAATTCTTGAATCTTATTTTCCATCTCAAAGAGGTAATATCAGATGGTTTGGAGCTGCTCCTATGCAAAGAACACAAACACAACAAGCTAGAAATACATTTGGTGGTCATAATTGGGGACGAGGATATATTTTAGGAGACTGA
- the LOC126866295 gene encoding serine/arginine repetitive matrix protein 1, with the protein MSRDYDRRRGGSGSGSSSSKLRMDTNVSQPRPHGENSGKRRELDSVMRKARESQSSYWNKKLLEVEERDPNRWRHSGYKELYVGGTASGEPSRGHPRSPRSPRPRSPHIPRPRSPRTRSPRSPRDRSHTRGRPTRSPSTGSTCSDRSCSVCSPKERRRIAQPSPSRSRSLTPVRARAHPKEIVPSSSRVIPARTRPRSPPLPRPRTPPPTPQPPPRHQKDYKAIKEKESKVRRKEKHHTRIPEDPRVPDPIPLMRKPVKVEKTHSSHGTTQMIRPPPESSPSEDSDSSSTTSHVGPPKMTLSERFGKMAQWSVDRRDMENMRITKDGENAMKVVIEGEERIARLGYDSPPPGHYPESLLAQGPRGLECWDDVRVRYDYYKARGYLRDLTLDDYIKWEEWWYKYQEWLEAERFYEQWTSSNRPSGTRKRRGRRNNTAH; encoded by the exons ATGTCACGAGACTATGATAGACGAAGAGGAGGTAGCGGTAGTGGTAGCAGTTCTAGTAAGTTACGGATGGATACCAATGTATCACAACCCAGACCGCACGGTGAAAATTCAGGAAAACGGAGAGAATTAGATAGTGTAATGCGGAAAGCTCGTGAATCTCAGTCAAGTTATTGGAATAAAAAGCTTTTGGAAGTAGAGGAACGCGATCCAAATAGATGGAGACACAGTGGATATAAGGAATTATATGTCGGTGGCACAGCAAGTGGAGAACCTAGTAGAGGACATCCTCGAAGTCCAAGAAGTCCCAGACCTCGAAGTCCCCATATACCAAGACCACGTAGTCCTCGAACTAGAAGTCCACGGTCACCTCGCGATAGATCACATACCAGAGGACGACCTACACGCAGTCCAAGCACAGGAAGTACTTGTTCTGATCGATCATGCAGTGTCTGTTCACCAAAGGAAAGGCGACGTATCGCTCAACCCTCTCCTTCACGTTCAAGATCACTCACACCAGTTCGAGCTCGAGCACATCCAAAAGAAATAGTACCATCAAGTTCACGAGTAATACCAGCTCGTACTAGACCAAGATCACCTCCTTTGCCACGTCCACGTACACCCCCGCCCACACCACAGCCTCCACCACGTCATCAAAAGGACTATAAGGcaattaaagaaaaagaatccAAGGTCCGGCGTAAAGAAAAACATCACACTAGAATCCCAGAAGATCCAAGAGTTCCAGATCCCATTCCATTG ATGCGTAAACCTGTAAAGGTAGAAAAAACTCATTCAAGTCATGGAACAACTCAAATGATTAGGCCACCTCCCGAGTCCTCACCTAGTGAAGACAGTGATAGTTCTTCCACAACATCACATGTGGGTCCACCTAAAATGACATTATCAGAGCG aTTTGGTAAAATGGCACAATGGAGTGTCGATCGTAGGGACATGGAAAATATGCGGATCACAAAGGATGGAGAAAATGCGATGAAAGTTGTAATAGAGGGTGAAGAGAGAATTGCAAGACTAGGATACGATTCTCCACCACCAGGACATTATCCTGAATCACTTTTAGCACAAGGTCCAAGAGGTCTAGAATGTTGGGATGATGTTCGTGTTAGATATGATTATTATAAAGCAAGAGGATATCTACGAGATCTTACTTTAGATGATTACATAAAGTGGGAAGAATGGTGGTACAAATATCAAGAATGGTTAGAAGCAGAACGTTTTTATGAACAATGGACCTCTTCAAATCGTCCTTCTGGAACTCGAAAGAGACGCGGGCGACGTAATAATACAGCTCATTGA
- the LOC126866307 gene encoding 60S ribosomal protein L12-like — MPPKFDPNEIKIVYLRCVGGEVGATSSLAPKIGPLGLSPKKVGDDIAKATSDWKGLKITVQLTIQNRQATITVVPSAASLIIKALKEPPRDRKRQKNIKHNGNLSFDDIVSIARSMRPRSMAKYLSGTVKEILGTCQSVGCTVEGKPPRELIEEINGGRLQVPDE, encoded by the exons ATGCCACCTAAATTTGATCCAAATGAAATCAAGATag TCTATCTAAGATGCGTTGGAGGTGAAGTAGGAGCAACTTCATCTCTGGCTCCAAAAATTGGTCCACTCGGTTTA tcTCCCAAGAAAGTTGGTGATGATATCGCCAAGGCTACCAGTGACTGGAAGGGTTTGAAAATTACCGTCCAGTTAACAATTCAGAACAGACAAGCTACAATTACGGTGGTTCCATCTGCTGCATCCTTAATAATTAAGGCTTTGAAGGAGCCACCTAGGGACCGAAAAAGGCAGAAGAATATAAAACACAATGGAAATTTATCATTTGATGATATTGTTTCCATTGCTCGATCAATGAGACCTAGGTCTATGGCAAAGTACCTTAGTGGTACTGTGAAGGAGATATTAGGTACATGTCAATCAGTTGGATGTACTGTTGAAGGTAAACCACCACGAGAACTTATCGAAGAAATTAATGGTGGAAGGCTCCAAGTCCCAGATGAATAA
- the LOC126866309 gene encoding 2-iminobutanoate/2-iminopropanoate deaminase, with translation MASQKIIRKIISSSLGPKPIGPYNQAVLVDHTLYLSGSLGVDVKTGKLVAGGAAVEARQALINMGHILKEAGSNYDKVVKTTIFLQDINEFSDVNEVYKEFFKENYPARSTFQVGKLPMGAKFEIEAIAVVGEVETI, from the exons ATGGCATCTCAGAAgattataagaaaaataatatcatCTTCATTAGGTCCAAAACCTATTGGACCATATAA CCAAGCAGTACTTGTAGATCATACTTTATATTTGTCTGGATCTCTTGGTGTTGATGTTAAAACTGGAAAACTTGTTGCTGGAGGTGCTGCTGTAGAAGCTCGTCAAGCTCTTATAAATATGGGTCACATTTTAAAGGAAGCTGGATCTAATTACGACAAag tCGTTAAAACAACAATTTTCTTACAAGATATTAATGAGTTTAGTGATGTAAATGAAGTCTACAAAGAAT TTTTTAAGGAGAACTATCCAGCTAGATCTACATTTCAAGTTGGAAAGTTACCAATG GGtgcaaaatttgaaattgaagCTATTGCTGTTGTTGGCGAGGTAGAAACAATTTGA
- the LOC126866302 gene encoding translocon-associated protein subunit alpha — translation MEKFSIFLLLFISAITFTTNKVYAQEDENIDDIVDIEGEDNSVITDEEPEDETTTASSDADTTILFTKPVYNGLSTLELPAGNLVEFLVGFTNKGESDFILESLDASFRYAMDFNFYIQNFSTVVYNKIVKPKHEATLAYSFIPSENLAGRPFGFNINLNYKDSNGIGFSEAVYNETVQIIELDDGLDGETIFLYVFLAACVILTLVGGQQLLSSLGRKSRSSNTRRTPVEVGTSNPNNVDYDWLPKETLNRINKSPKTPRQSPRQRKVKRTADD, via the exons ATGGAGAAATTTagcatttttttattactctTTATTTCTGCAATTACTTTCACAACGAATAAAG ttTATGCtcaagaagatgaaaatataGATGATATCGTGGATATTGAAGGAGAAGATAATTCTGTGATAACAGACGAAGAACCAGAAGATGAAACAACCACTGCTTCATCTGATGCTGATACAACTATATTATTTACTAAACCAGTTTATAATGGATTATCAACATTGG AATTACCAGCTGGAAATTTAGTTGAATTTCTTGTTGGTTTCACCAATAAAGGAGAATCTGATTTTATTCTTGAATCTTTGGATGCCTCTTTCCGTTATGCAATGGACTTTAACTTTTATATCCAAAATTTTTCAACTGTTGTATAtaacaaaattgtaaaaccaaaACACGAAGCGACATTAGCATATTCATTTATTCCATCAGAAAATCTTGCTGGAAGACCTTTTggttttaatattaatctaaATTATAAAGATTCT AATGGTATTGGCTTTAGTGAAGCTGTTTATAATGAAACAGTGCAAATAATAGAATTAGATGATGGTCTTGATGGagaaacaattttcttatATGTATTTCTGGCAGCATGTGTGATATTGACACTTGTAGGAGGACAGCAACTTCTTTCATCTCTTGGTCGTAAATCTCGATCTTCTAATACTCGTAGAACTCCTGTCGAAGTGGGTACATCGAACCCTAATAATGTAGACTATGATTGGTTACCAAAAGAAACATTAAATAGAATTA ATAAATCTCCTAAAACGCCCAGACAGAGTCCTAGGCAACGAAAAGTTAAGAGAACAGCTGATGATTAG